In Ruminococcaceae bacterium R-25, one genomic interval encodes:
- a CDS encoding cell division protein ZapA — MRKSNSSLLGKYSDGSYKRKGKKDQPAIVEYKQLYKGEIKAKTVTEKKYITLDEKIKARTKPANEDDNSKEESAQITIGGVQYLVRSGDAGYDHMMKVGKLADEIYVETKKNNPYIATNKTAIMSLFEACDQLIALRAENNALKTELTYYKVKANEYAKERRPDIKPTPMEELADKVNEGLFEHLKKKDDK, encoded by the coding sequence ATGAGGAAATCTAATTCCAGCTTACTTGGCAAATATTCAGACGGCTCTTACAAGCGTAAGGGTAAGAAGGATCAGCCCGCAATCGTAGAATATAAGCAGCTTTACAAAGGTGAGATCAAGGCCAAGACCGTTACCGAGAAGAAATATATTACTCTCGATGAGAAGATCAAGGCGAGAACCAAGCCTGCTAATGAAGATGACAATTCCAAGGAAGAGAGCGCACAGATCACGATCGGCGGCGTTCAGTATCTCGTAAGAAGCGGCGATGCAGGATATGACCACATGATGAAGGTCGGAAAGCTCGCTGATGAGATCTATGTAGAAACCAAGAAGAACAACCCGTATATCGCTACGAATAAGACCGCAATAATGTCTCTTTTTGAAGCCTGCGACCAGCTGATCGCATTAAGAGCAGAGAATAATGCCCTTAAGACAGAGCTTACATATTACAAAGTCAAAGCCAATGAATATGCAAAAGAGAGAAGACCTGACATCAAGCCCACTCCGATGGAAGAACTGGCTGATAAGGTCAACGAAGGATTATTCGAGCATTTGAAGAAGAAAGATGACAAATAA